A window of Ailuropoda melanoleuca isolate Jingjing unplaced genomic scaffold, ASM200744v2 unplaced-scaffold2460, whole genome shotgun sequence genomic DNA:
ttcacttttctctttttctgtaaattatcTTATAATTAGAaagtgtactgtatggtgactaacataatataataaaaatattattataataaaaaaatctaactcCTCTCcccatcctaaaaaaaaaaaagtaggaaaaaattatttacaaaggaaaaggTTAGTCACGTGAGAGCAGGAATCCTCTGCAGAAGGCCCAGTCCCACAGAGAACAGGCTGTGTAAGGGCAGGCTAAGGGGAGGAAACAGGCCTCCTTGTTTGGTCAGTGGAAGCAGGGAGGAGCCCAGGATAACCACCCAGCTCTCCAGGGAAGTCTGTGCCAGACTGACCGCTCTCCACTCTGCTCAGAGTCATGTCAGCCCAGGCTCTGCTGCTCGTCCTGTTCCTCTGTGTGCTGCTGCCGCAGGCCCAGGGAGGGCACCGTAACCTGAAGATGATGCAGAGTAGGTGATGGACTAGGGGAcggggagacagggaaggggaggggaccaGGAGGGGCTGTGTGCCTTCTGAGGAGGACCTGGGAATTGGAACCTTTCAGCACATCCTGCCCAGACCACAGCACTATGAAGACTCCGGGTCCTCCCAAACCGTGGCCCTCTGGCCCTTTTACTCAGCCCTGAGAACagtgatgggggtggagggagagcctACGTCTTTTGATTCTCTGTTCCAAATACCCAGACACAAACAGTACATACAGTAGTGAAAGATACATATTGGGCTGAGAATCACATGGGGAAACCAAACAACTATTCTTAGATTTCTGCACGCATGTGACACGTCACATCCAGAAATGTTGGTGGAAGTAGATGTAGAATGAAAGGACCTTGGGAAAGCAGATTTGGGGGTGTACAGGGTCAAGTCAAAGTTATCATCGGAGGAACCAGGATGGTGGCAGTGGAAGGGAAATAGTGCAAGTGGTATTTTCTGGGAAGAGGCAAGGGCCCTGGAGAAAGTGACAGGGAcaggagagagggggcagggcgGGAAGTCCTCTTCCTCTCTGGACCCTGCAAATTCTGGAGCATGGGGAGAGTCTGCAGGGTGTCTCAGTCTCTGCTGAGTTCTCAGAGTGTAGACTCTATGGGGTGCATCAGCAAGGCCATGATCAACGTGGAAGACAGGGTCCTGGTTGCAGAGTTTACAGAGGGCCCTGGAAGGCCAGGTATTGAGATTTGTTGGGGGGAAAATTAGGGGATATAGGATTTAAGATACTACCCGTCACCAGGATTGGGTAAAGGGCAGAAAGTGTGTTCCCTGAAAAGTCCAAGAGTGTCATGTGTCGATCTTGGTTCTGTTGTCTTCGGGAGAGGCTTTAAGCAGGAGAGGAGTACTCTCAAGGGATCTGGTTGCACTGACCCTGTTCTTGCTCTGTTTCAGAAATAGAGCTGATCAAGGAAATCAAGGTTTGTGAAAAGCATACCAGCATATATATGTGCAGACGCCCCTGTGAATATCATCAAGATTGTCAAGCAAATAACATATGCTGTTCAACCTTCTGCGGGAATATTTGCATGAGCCTGCAGTGAGTGGGTGAGCGGGCTGGGCTGCTCCCCCAAACCTCTATTCACACCAAGGCATGAGGACCTCAGAACCCAGGCAAGAGGATAACAACAGGAATGCACCCTTCCACCAGTCTGAACCGTTTGTTCCTGTCAAATAAACCAGAACAAATGTCCACAGATCTGCGTATTTTACTCCCAGTGTTTGTGATCACTGAGGACCCAGTGCAGAGTGCTCCCTTCTCTAGATCCAGGTGTCTGATCTCTGTCCCCTTGTCATTCTTCTCTATTCTCTCTCCCATTGGCCCTGCACCCCTGCCAGGTCCCCGAGGCCCAGCCTCATTGTTGATCTGCTCACCGAACCAGTACTCCCAGGGCAGAAACTGAACTTGTGTGGTATCTTCCAATGCTAACCAGAACATTCCTTAGCCTGGGTCAGAAGGGTCAAGTTAAACATAAGGCAGGTGGAGGCTAGACTCTGGTCACAGAGTAGGAGACCCCCAGGGAGGCCTCTTCTTAAATTTgacccacccccatcccattcTTCCCATTCCCTTGTGAGTTTCAGATTACTGTCCTTTTACAATGAAGAAAACCAATCAGAGGGAAGTGAAGTGACATTCTCAAGGCAAAAGAGAGTGAGAGGTCATGATGCGGCTGAAGGAGGATGTTTGTGTGGACCCCCTGTTTGCTCACAGCTCCTCCGCTACGGGGAGACCATGGGCATGGAAGTGAATGCCTACACTAACATTTAGTGTTACACTCTAGTCCAGTGCTTCCTGCTGGGCATCAGTGAAGGATTGCCCAGGGGAGGAAACCTGTCTCTCTTAAGCCAGAGCCTCTGGCCCACCTTAGAAGCATCTCAGGGCTCCTGGTATCAGAGGAGCTTCTCTACTTCTCCTAAAGGGCTTCCTTTGGAGCAGGAAAGTTTAGGGAAGAGATCATGATCAACCAGCAGCACAGCCATCATCAGACACAGGTGGGTGGTAAGGGCATGCTCTGCAGGAGTGCTTCTTCACATAGCCTGACTCTGCAAGCATCTTCCCAGTGCGTGGCCATGCCCCAAACACCCTGGGAGAGACTATTAAGAGAGGCAAGGTTACCTGCCAGAGCCCACATAGGGAGTGACCTCCCATGTCTAC
This region includes:
- the WFDC10A gene encoding WAP four-disulfide core domain protein 10A; the encoded protein is MSAQALLLVLFLCVLLPQAQGGHRNLKMMQKIELIKEIKVCEKHTSIYMCRRPCEYHQDCQANNICCSTFCGNICMSLQ